The genomic interval TCGTTGGGGTGGTCGTCAAATGCAATGTTGGCCGACCCTACGCGCCCGCCCATCCGCGTGAGCGCGCCGAGCTTGAGCGTGGTGGGCTCGTAGCCCTTGAACTGCAGCCACGCCTGCGCCTGGTCCCGCGTGCGCACGGTGGCGGGCTCCATGGCCAGGGCCAGGGTCTCTACCGCCCATTGGTTGGACTGCTGGTATTTGCGGCCCCACACGTAGCTGACCATGCTGTAGGGCTGGTGCTGCAGCGAGCGGGTAAGGCCTTTGTCCTGCAGCACGGCCAGCAGGCGCTGCTGCACCTCGGGCGTGGGCAACGCGTACACCGCCTCGAAGCGCCACAGGTCGTCCAGGAAGAACTCGCCCAGGCCCTGGCGGTACAGGTGGCCCACGGCCGTGCCACATTCGTTGAGCTTGTGCGCCACGCGCCACGGGCCTTCGGCCGTCTTGTACGCCCAGCCCATGTGCGAGTAGCGCAGGCCGTATTTCGTCAGGTCCTGCCCCGCGCGGCCCAGCGCCACCACCCTGGCCCCGGACCTGGCGTGTTCGGCATCCAGTGCGGCCGAGGTCTGCGCGGCCAGTTGCATGCCGCGCTCGATCACCTGGGGAGGCACGGGCTTGCGCGATTCGCAGGAGCGGCCGGCGTGGGCTGATTCGGTGGCAAAAAGACCGGCACCTGCCAGGAAAACCATGCCCAAGACGGCAGGGATGCGCTGCGCAGGGGTGCAGGCAGAAAGTAGTGCACAGTTCATGCCCACGCTCCTTACAGGCGCTCGTTGTGCAGCAACGCACGGCCGATGGCGTTGGGCACAAACGCAATCGCCTCGCCCGCGGCCGACAGGATCACGCCCGTGCCAATCACGCTGCAGGTGACCACCGTACCCACCGCATAGGCCGAGGCCGCCACACCCCGGCCGGCCACCTCCACACTCACCTGTGCGCCGTCAGAAGCCCGTTCAAGCAGGTAGACGGTGCCCACGGCCGAGGCCTCCACAGCCTTCACGGACAGCACCGCGCCGCCCACCGACAAGACCGCAGGCACCGCCACCACCGCGCCTGCGGCGGTAGAGGCCACCGAAGCTGTACCCACGACGGAAGCGACAGGCAGCAGCGAGAGCGCCGCCGACGCCTCGCTCTGGGCGCGGGCCGGAAGCACGGCCACCGCACACAGCAGGCCCGCAGCCAGCAACCCGCGGGCCAGCGCGGCGCGCGCGCTGCGGTGATGAAAAAGGGACAGGGACATGGTTTCACTCCTCCTAGATTTTGAATGCCCTGGCGCACAGCAACGGCGACAGGGCTGGGTCTCGTTTCACTCCCGCCCGGGAGCATCGCCCAGGCCGGGTGCTGCGGCGCGAAGATGTCAGTTGGCGTTGTTACCAGACGTAGCCGCCCCGGCAGCGTTGGCAGCGGTCGCGGCAGTGGCCTCACGGCGGCCCTGCAGGCGGGCTTCGGCCAGGTCGGCCTCGTGGCGGTCGCGCAGCATCTTGGCCAGAGTGAACGCGGTGGTGATCAGGTACAGCCAGCTCACGCCCAGAAAAGCCTTGTACGTCACGTTGATCTCCATGCCGAGCAGGCCCCAGCCCGTCAGGCCCATGGCCACCGCAAAGCCGCCCCACACCACCAGCTTCCACAGGGGCGTGTCCCCTGCGCCGCGGCGTGTGGCGCTCTCGTTATCGCGCACAAACTTGGCCAGCACGAAGGCGGCCGAGAGGCAGAACACATAGCCCATCACCATGAACGCCTGCTCCAGCTGCGAGCCCGGCAACCAGGCCAAGCCCACCGCACACAGAAACACCGCAATACCGAACGAAACCCACACCTGAAGCTGCCAGGCACGGGTGTCACGCTGCACGATGAGGGAAGAGGTGTAAGACATACAAGGGTGAGGGCCACACGGGCCTGGGTTGAACACGGAGCGAATGGTGACGGCACTGTTTGCGGGTGTCCGCGTCCGGGTACCGCAGTGGCCCCGCACCGGCTGATTGGTATCGAATTGCGATACTTTTTGCCACCCAACCCCGTTCAACAGCCGCATCAGGCGCCAGAACATGGGCGACAGACGGCGCTGCGCTTGTCTCCCACAATCGCGGCCACGCCACCGCTGGCACCACTTCACGGAGACCCACCGACCATGACCACCACCAAGCCCTTTGACCTCGTCGTCCACGGCGCCACCGGCTTCACCGGTCGCCTGGTGGTCGAATACCTGCTGCAGCGCTACCCCGCCGGCAGCGGCCTGCGCTGGGCCATGGGCGGGCGCAACGCCGACAAGCTGGCCGCCGTGCGCGACGAGCTGGGCGCCCCGGCCGATACCCCGCTGGTCGTCACCGACACCAGCAATCCCGTCAGCCTGCAGGCACTGATGGACGCTACGCGCCTGGTGCTGACCACAGTGGGCCCCTACCAGCTGTATGGCAATGACCTGGTGGCTGCCTGCGCCAAGGCCGGTGTGGACTATGTGGACCTGTGCGGTGAACCGGCGTGGATGCGCCAGATGATCGACGCGCATGAAGCCGCCGCCAAAGCCAGCGGCGCGCGCATCGTGTTCTCGTGCGGGTTCGACTCGATCCCGTTCGACATGGGCGTGTTCCTGCTGCAAAAGGAATTCCGCCACCGCTTCGGCCACCCCGCCCCGCGCGTGCGCGGCCGGGTGCGCAAGATGAAGGGCACGTTCTCGGGCGGCACCGCCGCCAGCCTCAAAGCCACCATGGCGGCCGCTGCCACCCAGCCCGGGGTGCTGGACCTGCTGAAAAACCCCTTCTCGCTCACCCCCGGGTTTGAAGGCCCGCGCCAACCCTCGGGCCACAAGCCCATGGTGGATGAGGCATTAGGCGAAGGCATCTGGGTGGCTCCCTTCGTGATGGCCGCCATCAACACGCGCAACGTGCACCGCTCCAACTTCCTGCTGCAGCACGCCTACGGCGCTGACTTTGTGTACGACGAAATGCTGATCACCGGCCCCGGCGAAAAGGGTGAGGCGGTTGCCAACGCGGTGGCAGGCGACAAATCGCTGGGCTCAGACAAAGGCCCCAAGCCCGGCGAAGGCCCTTCACGCGAGGAGCGCGAGAACGGGTGTTACGACGTGCTGTTTTTGGGCAGCGACGCCACAGGCAACACCTTGCGCGTGGGCGTGGCGGGCGACCGGGACCCGGGCTATGGCTCCACTTCCAAGATGATCACCGAGGCGGCGGTGTGCCTGTTGCAGGAGGCTACCGAAACCCCCGGCGGCATCTGGACCACGTCACCCGCCATGGGTGACAGGCTGATCGCACGGCTGCAGGCCAATGCGGGATTGACGTTCGCCGTGGAGTGACAGCGTTTGAACGCCGTGCGCTGCATCGCAGGCACAAGCCCGGTATTGCGCTGGAACGCCCGTGCCCATCATCCGCTGGGCCGGGCGCAATGCCTTTGCTTACCGGCTGTCGCGTTTGCCCAGGGCGCGGCGCACGCTGGCGCCCTGGTGCGCATGGATGGCAATATGCCGGGCGCCTGCTTGAGCGGATTGCCGCGCAGCGCGGAGGGAACGAGGTCGGTGGGCGCAGGGGCCACTGGCGCCTGCGCCTTGCCATTGGGGGTGGGGGCCTTGTCCGAGGGTGCCTTGGCGCTGCGCGGCGTAGGGGCACCGGCAGTGCGTTTTGCGGCGCGGCTCGGCACAGCCGCCTTGGTGTCAGCTTGCGGCCTGGCGGGTTTTCCGGCCTCTGCGGCGGCGCCGCGGCTTTGAGGGGCCTTCCGGGCGCTTGCAGCGGCGACCGCTTCGCGCGCCTGCTTGGCCTCCAGCTGGGAAACTCGGGCCTCAAAGCGGTCCAGTAGCTCTTGGAGGATGTCTGCCTTGCGCTGCGTGCGCGCGTTGTCGGCGCCGACCGGTGACCGGCCCTGGGTGGTGGAGGCGGAACGCACCGACACCGTCTGGCGGCGGTAGAGATCGCGGTATTTGTCGCGCAGCGTCCGCGTGCGGGTGACCTTGCCGCGCAGGCGGGCCAGCGTCAGCGCCTTGATGGGCTCGGCGCGGCTTTGGTCAAACAGTTCCAGCTCGGCGGCGGTGAGAAGGGGGCGGGCCTGGGTAATGGTGGTTGCCATGGTCGGTCTCCTTTGCATTGCGTGGGCAAAGAACTGACCGTAACCGCAGGGGGCCGTGCGGGTGTGGGACAGGGGGCCATCCTGCGGTCGGCCCCCTGTGCCGGCGGCATCACACCGTCATACCGTCAGCAAGGTCTGCACACGCTCGCGCAGCAGCGTGGGCTGCACCTCGCGCGGGGCCACGGGGTGCCCTACATTCAGGCCCACCCTGCTGAACATGCCGCGGCGGAAGGGCCGCACCATGGCACCGCCCTGCTCGATGCGGCTGAAGTATGAGCCCCACAAATTGGTGAGCGCCATGGGGATCACCGGGGCCTCGACGCCCTCTTCCCGCGCACGCTCGATGATCTTCATGATGCCGCCCTTGAACTCCTGCAACTGCCCGTCCTTGGTGATGCCGCCTTCGGGGAAGATGGCAAGCAGGTCCCCCTCGCGCAGCACCTGGGCCGCGCGGTCGAAAGCGGCTTCGTAGGTCTTGGGATCTTCCTTGTAGGGTGCAATCGGGATCGCCTTGGCCAGGCGGAACAGCCAGCCCAGCACCGGCACGCGGAAGATGCGGTGGTCCATCACGAAGTAGATGGGGCGCGGGCTGGCGGCCATGAGCAGCACGGCATCCACAAAACTCACGTGGTTGCAGGCCAGGATGGCCGCGCCCTGTGCGGGCAGGTTTTCGTCGCCCTGCACCTTGAAGCGGTACACAAACCGCGACGACATCCAGGCCACAAAGCGCAGCAGGTACTCGGGCACCAGCATGAAGATGTAGAACGCCACCACCGCGTTGGCGATGCCGGTGAACAGAAATATCTGCGGCACCGTGAAACCCGCGCCCAGCAGGGCCCCGGCGATCAGCGAGCTGGCGATCATGAACAGCGCATTCAGAATGTTGTTGGCCGCGATGATGCGAGCGCGATGCGTGGGCTGGCTGCGCATCTGGATCAGCGCGTACATGGGCACGCTGTACAGGCCCGCAAAGAGGCTGAGCAGCAGCAGGTCCAGCATCACGCGCCAGTGCGTGCCCTGCGAAATGAAGGCAGCCAGGCCCATGATGTCGGACGCTGGAAGGCTGCGCGACGCGAAGTACAGGTCGATGGAGAACACGCTCATGCCGATGGCGCCCAGCGGCACCAGGCCGATCTCGACATGGCGGCGCGACAGCACCTCGCACAGCAGCGAGCCAATGCCAATACCCACCGAGAACACCACCAGCAGCAGCGATGCCACCTGCTCGTTGCCATGCAATACCTCCTTGGCCAGGCTGGGAAACTGGCTCAGGAACACCGCGCCAAAGAACCACATCCAGCTGATGCCCAGCAGCGAGCGGAACACCACTATGTTTTCATGCGCCAGCTTCAGGTTGCGCCAGGTCTCGGTGAAGGGGTTCCAGTTGATGGTGAGGCCGGGGTCGGTGGCGGGCACTGACGGGATGAACTGCGCCACCGCGCGCCCGGCCAGCGCCGCCAGCACACAGGCCACCGCCACCGTGGTGTGGCCAATACCCGGAATGGCCACCAGCAGCCCCCCCGCCACATTGCCCAGCAGGATGGCCACGAAGGTCCCCATCTCGACCATGCCGTTGCCGCCCGTGAGCTCGCGCTCGGTGAGCACCTGGGGCATGTAGGCGAACTTGACGGGGCCGAACAGCGTGGAATGCACGCCCATCAGGAAGGTGCACAGCAGCAGGATGGGCACGTTGTCCGTCATGAAGCCAAAGGCCGCCACCAGCATGATGGCGATCTCCATGTTCTTCACGAAGCGGATCATCTTCGTCTTGTCGTACTTGTCAGTCAGCTGGCCGGAGGTGGCCGAGAACAGCAAAAACGGCAGGATGAACAGCGCACCAATCACCAGCCCCGCCATGGCGGGCGGCAGCCAGTCCACGCTGAGCTGGTAGGTCACCATCACGGTGAAGGCGAACTTGAACAGGTTGTCGTTGGCCGCGCCGGAAAACTGTGTCCAGAAGAAGGGCGCAAAGCGCCGCTGGCGCAGCAGGGCAAACTGGTTCGGGTCCTCATGCGCGGGTGCAGCGCTGTGTGAGGATGTCTCGGGGTGCATGCTTTTCTCCTCGTTTCCGATGGGTTGGCGTGTTGGACTTTTCCGTGCCCGCACTTCAGGCGTTGGGTGCGCACGATTCGCAGATGTCACCCACGGCGTGGGCGCCATTCTGCCCGCGCAGTGTGTTCAGCAGCTCTTTGCCACGCCTCAGAAAGTCGCTCGCAGGGCCACCCAAGCCACCCTTGGTATTGATAATTGATACCAAGGAGTGAAAACCCGTGAGCACAACCGCAGACCTCGTGAACGCCCTGAAGAAAGAACTCAAGACCGCGCAGATGACCTACGCCGACCTGGCGCAGGCGCTGGGCATGGCCGAGTCCAGCGTCAAGCGCATGCTGGCCCGGGGCGACATGCCACTGTCGCGCATCGACGCCATCTGCCGCGCGCTGGCGCTGGACTTTGCCGACCTGGCGCGGCGCGTGGCCGACGAGCAGCCTTTGCTCAAAGAGCTGACGCAGGAGCAGGAAAAGGCTGTGGTGGGCGACAAGAAACTGCTGCTGATGGCGATCTGCGTGCTCAGCCAGTGGACGCTGGAGCAGGTGACCGCCGCCTACCGCCTGACCGAGGCCGAGGGCATCAAGTACCTCGCGCAGCTCGACCGCATCGGCATCATTGAGCTGCGGCCGCTCAACCGCTACCGCCTCAAGCTGGCCAAGACCTTCCGCTGGCGCCCGCACGGCCCGGTGATGAACTACTTTCGCGAGCATGCCCTGCTCGACTACTTTGCAGGCGGCTTTGACGGCTCGGGCGAAGGCGTGTTGCTGGTGCACGGCAACATCAGCCGCAGCCTGGCCCCCGCCTTCATGGAGCGCATGCAGCGCGTGGCCCAGGACTTTGCCCAGCAGCATCTGGCCGACCAGAAGCTGCCCGACCGCGAGCGCGAGGGCTACACCTTGCTTCTGGCGATGCGCAGCTGGGAGTTCGAGGCGTTTGCGACGATGAGAAGGTGACCCTCCTTCTTTCTGAACGCCTTCGTGGCGGGTGCAGCCCGGCACTCGCCAGACGAAAGACGCCGCCATCACTACATTTTTAATAGCTGGTAGCGCTTTACCAATAAGCGCTAGATGCCAAAAACACCAAAAAATCCGCACTCACAACTGACTCCAAAACGGTTTCTGGTTTCACGCACGCTTGACGCTACAAACAGAAAACACTATTCTTTAAATACAAATTTTTGTTTATTTAAAGACAGTCAAATGAAAACCACCCGCCAGCAACAAGACGCCACGCGCCGCCAGATCGTGGCCAGCGCGGTGGACCTCATGACCCGCCAGGGCTTTGACGGCACGACGATGAAAGACATCGCCCGTGCAGCAGGCATTGGCGACGCCACGATCTACAAATACTTCCCCACCAAGGACCGCATCGTGCTGGGCTACCTGGACGATGTGGCGCACCAGGCGCTGGCCGAAACCCTGCAGACGCCCGGCTTTGCGGGCTACCTGCTGCAAGAGAAGCTGCAGCGCCTGACCGACGCCGTGCTGGAGCGCCTGCTGGCCGACCGCGAATTTGTGGCCCAGGTGCGCAGTCTGGCGCGGCGCTCGCCGCTGTCGATGTTGGCCGAGCCCCTGGCAGCGCGCCAAAGCCTGCGCGAGGCGGTGGCCAGCTTTCTGGAGGCCGCAGAGGCCAGCGGCGAAATCGAGCCCTGCGACTTCAAGGGCATGGCGGGCGGGCTGTACACGGATTACCTGGCCGGTGTGGTGGCGTACTGGCTGGCCGACACCTCCGACGAATTTGCCGACACCACCCAGCTGGTGGACCTGTCGCTGGGGGTGCTGGTGCAGGCGCTGCGCGGCGGGCTGGTCAACCGCGTGCTGGAGCTGGGCGGCTTTGTGCTGCGCAGCCAGATGGCGCGCATGGTGCAGCACGGCAGCGGCGTGATGGGCATGCTGCAACTGGCAAAGCAGGCCATGGCCAGCGCCCCGCCCGGGCCCGCCCACCCCCCCGCCGCGGCCGGCGCAGCGGCCCCGCCGCCCTCGCCCTCCCGCTCCCCCCGTAGGCCGCGCAAGCCCCGTGCCACCACCGCGGCGCCCACCCCGGCCCCCACTCAAACACCCGCCCCACCCACCGCCCCCCGCAGGAGGAAAGCCGCATGACCACCACCCACCCCGTACGCGTGGTGCAAGTGCCGGCGGGCACCGCCATCCACGCCACCTTGCCCGGTGCGCATTTTTTTGATGCCTATGCGGTGGCCGATCCGCACCCCGCCACCAGCGCGCTGCACACCTGGCTGGACGTGCTGGCCCGCACACCACGTTGGACGGAGCACCTGCTGGCGGTGCGCAACAGGCTGGTGCGGCTGGTAGGGCTCAAGGGCGTGGGGCAGCTGCAGGACATGCATCGCCCGGCCAGCGGAGGCGCGCCATCCGATGCGCGCAGCTACCGCGTGGGTGACCGGGTGGGTATCTTCGTGATCCGCCACCTGAGCGATGCCGAAGTGGTCATGGGGCAGGACGACCGGCATCTTGATGTGCAGGTGTCCCTGACCAAGCACCCGGCCCCGCCCGGCGGCACTGCGAGCGTGGTCCTCAGCACGGTGGTGCACATCCACAACACACTGGGCCACGCGTACATGGCAGTCATCACGCCATTTCATCGGCTGATCGTTCGCAGCATGCTGCAGCGCCTGGCCGCCGCGCCCCGCCATGGCCAGCGCTGAGCCGCCGCGCACCAGCCGCATCGCCCGCGGTGCCATCACGGGCCTGGCCGCCGCCCGCATCGGCGTGGCCCAGCTGGGGCACCGCGCCCGCACACCATCGGCCCAGGCGCAGGCCGACCACGAAGCTGCCCTCGGTCGCATCCTCTTTGGCGCACTAGGCCAGCTGCGGGGTTCGGCGCTCAAAGTGTCGCAGCTGCTCAGCATGCACCCGGGCCTGCTGCCCGGCGGCGTTCGGCAAGAACTCGCACGTGCCCACCACCAGGCCCCGCCGCTCAACCGCGCGCTGGTGGGCCGCGTGTTCCGCCAGGCGTTCGGGCAGGAGCCTGAGGCGCTGTTTGACCACTTCGAGCCCACCGCCTTTGCCGCTGCCAGCCTGGGGCAGGTGCACCGCGCGCAGCTTGCGGGGCATGGCACCGTCGCCGTGAAAGTGCAATACCCCGGCATCGCCGCCACCATCACGAGCGACATGCAGCTCATGCGCACCGCCCTGCGCGCACTGGCGCACACCGGCATGCCCATGCCCGCAGACGCCGTGGTGGCCAGCGTCATGGACGAGATCGAGGCCACGCTGCTGCGCGAGGTGGACTACCTGCAGGAGGCCGAACAACTGCAGTGGTTTGCCCGGCACGCCGCGCGGCCGGGCGTGGTGCTGGCCGAGCCCATCCTTTCGCACACCCGGGCGCAGGTGCTCACGCAGCAGTTTTTGCCGGGCCAACCCCTGGTCGCCTGGCTGGCGACGCAGCCCGCGCAGGCCGAGCGCGACCGGGCCGGGCAGCACCTGTGGGACTGGTTCATGCACTGCATTTTTGTGCTGGGCCGGGTGCATGCCGACCCGCACCCCGGCAACTTCCTGTTCGCACCAGACGGC from Acidovorax sp. FHTAMBA carries:
- a CDS encoding DUF2145 domain-containing protein, producing MVFLAGAGLFATESAHAGRSCESRKPVPPQVIERGMQLAAQTSAALDAEHARSGARVVALGRAGQDLTKYGLRYSHMGWAYKTAEGPWRVAHKLNECGTAVGHLYRQGLGEFFLDDLWRFEAVYALPTPEVQQRLLAVLQDKGLTRSLQHQPYSMVSYVWGRKYQQSNQWAVETLALAMEPATVRTRDQAQAWLQFKGYEPTTLKLGALTRMGGRVGSANIAFDDHPNDKRFSDRIETVTVDSVMAWLQRAQMAAAPVVVTAKN
- a CDS encoding YiaA/YiaB family inner membrane protein gives rise to the protein MSYTSSLIVQRDTRAWQLQVWVSFGIAVFLCAVGLAWLPGSQLEQAFMVMGYVFCLSAAFVLAKFVRDNESATRRGAGDTPLWKLVVWGGFAVAMGLTGWGLLGMEINVTYKAFLGVSWLYLITTAFTLAKMLRDRHEADLAEARLQGRREATAATAANAAGAATSGNNAN
- a CDS encoding saccharopine dehydrogenase NADP-binding domain-containing protein; translated protein: MTTTKPFDLVVHGATGFTGRLVVEYLLQRYPAGSGLRWAMGGRNADKLAAVRDELGAPADTPLVVTDTSNPVSLQALMDATRLVLTTVGPYQLYGNDLVAACAKAGVDYVDLCGEPAWMRQMIDAHEAAAKASGARIVFSCGFDSIPFDMGVFLLQKEFRHRFGHPAPRVRGRVRKMKGTFSGGTAASLKATMAAAATQPGVLDLLKNPFSLTPGFEGPRQPSGHKPMVDEALGEGIWVAPFVMAAINTRNVHRSNFLLQHAYGADFVYDEMLITGPGEKGEAVANAVAGDKSLGSDKGPKPGEGPSREERENGCYDVLFLGSDATGNTLRVGVAGDRDPGYGSTSKMITEAAVCLLQEATETPGGIWTTSPAMGDRLIARLQANAGLTFAVE
- a CDS encoding MFS transporter, producing MHPETSSHSAAPAHEDPNQFALLRQRRFAPFFWTQFSGAANDNLFKFAFTVMVTYQLSVDWLPPAMAGLVIGALFILPFLLFSATSGQLTDKYDKTKMIRFVKNMEIAIMLVAAFGFMTDNVPILLLCTFLMGVHSTLFGPVKFAYMPQVLTERELTGGNGMVEMGTFVAILLGNVAGGLLVAIPGIGHTTVAVACVLAALAGRAVAQFIPSVPATDPGLTINWNPFTETWRNLKLAHENIVVFRSLLGISWMWFFGAVFLSQFPSLAKEVLHGNEQVASLLLVVFSVGIGIGSLLCEVLSRRHVEIGLVPLGAIGMSVFSIDLYFASRSLPASDIMGLAAFISQGTHWRVMLDLLLLSLFAGLYSVPMYALIQMRSQPTHRARIIAANNILNALFMIASSLIAGALLGAGFTVPQIFLFTGIANAVVAFYIFMLVPEYLLRFVAWMSSRFVYRFKVQGDENLPAQGAAILACNHVSFVDAVLLMAASPRPIYFVMDHRIFRVPVLGWLFRLAKAIPIAPYKEDPKTYEAAFDRAAQVLREGDLLAIFPEGGITKDGQLQEFKGGIMKIIERAREEGVEAPVIPMALTNLWGSYFSRIEQGGAMVRPFRRGMFSRVGLNVGHPVAPREVQPTLLRERVQTLLTV
- a CDS encoding helix-turn-helix transcriptional regulator encodes the protein MSTTADLVNALKKELKTAQMTYADLAQALGMAESSVKRMLARGDMPLSRIDAICRALALDFADLARRVADEQPLLKELTQEQEKAVVGDKKLLLMAICVLSQWTLEQVTAAYRLTEAEGIKYLAQLDRIGIIELRPLNRYRLKLAKTFRWRPHGPVMNYFREHALLDYFAGGFDGSGEGVLLVHGNISRSLAPAFMERMQRVAQDFAQQHLADQKLPDREREGYTLLLAMRSWEFEAFATMRR
- a CDS encoding TetR family transcriptional regulator, producing MKTTRQQQDATRRQIVASAVDLMTRQGFDGTTMKDIARAAGIGDATIYKYFPTKDRIVLGYLDDVAHQALAETLQTPGFAGYLLQEKLQRLTDAVLERLLADREFVAQVRSLARRSPLSMLAEPLAARQSLREAVASFLEAAEASGEIEPCDFKGMAGGLYTDYLAGVVAYWLADTSDEFADTTQLVDLSLGVLVQALRGGLVNRVLELGGFVLRSQMARMVQHGSGVMGMLQLAKQAMASAPPGPAHPPAAAGAAAPPPSPSRSPRRPRKPRATTAAPTPAPTQTPAPPTAPRRRKAA
- a CDS encoding DUF2867 domain-containing protein, which gives rise to MTTTHPVRVVQVPAGTAIHATLPGAHFFDAYAVADPHPATSALHTWLDVLARTPRWTEHLLAVRNRLVRLVGLKGVGQLQDMHRPASGGAPSDARSYRVGDRVGIFVIRHLSDAEVVMGQDDRHLDVQVSLTKHPAPPGGTASVVLSTVVHIHNTLGHAYMAVITPFHRLIVRSMLQRLAAAPRHGQR
- a CDS encoding AarF/ABC1/UbiB kinase family protein; protein product: MASAEPPRTSRIARGAITGLAAARIGVAQLGHRARTPSAQAQADHEAALGRILFGALGQLRGSALKVSQLLSMHPGLLPGGVRQELARAHHQAPPLNRALVGRVFRQAFGQEPEALFDHFEPTAFAAASLGQVHRAQLAGHGTVAVKVQYPGIAATITSDMQLMRTALRALAHTGMPMPADAVVASVMDEIEATLLREVDYLQEAEQLQWFARHAARPGVVLAEPILSHTRAQVLTQQFLPGQPLVAWLATQPAQAERDRAGQHLWDWFMHCIFVLGRVHADPHPGNFLFAPDGTVGVLDFGCTRELSAHFRTQVAKAWSALLRAPTDPQRDALVLQAYQALGLVKADLALQTYTAELAPALADMQAWQIEPFTRPVFDFGAKTPPPITPARHQRALGQHLLQVPGEMPSFERMWMGLMHLLTGLGARVHTRRAGFLAVDGDEAATRPVV